Proteins encoded within one genomic window of Gasterosteus aculeatus chromosome 18, fGasAcu3.hap1.1, whole genome shotgun sequence:
- the LOC120808053 gene encoding NACHT, LRR and PYD domains-containing protein 3-like yields the protein MDKVKKYLINILVELKEEEFKEFKWHLRDPPSPEDFRAIPACPLQNADRRKTVDLMVRYHGSDAVDLAKEVLETIPRMDLIQKFDKTASSRSKEEHEGE from the exons ATGGATAAAGTCAAGAAGTACCTCATCAACATTTTAGTGGAGCTCAAGGAGGAGGAGTTTAAAGAGTTCAAGTGGCACCTGCGGGACCCTCCAAGCCCGGAAGACTTCCGAGCAATCCCAGCCTGTCCCCTGCAGAACGCAGACAGGAGGAAAACCGTGGACCTGATGGTGCGGTACCACGGCTCAGACGCTGTCGACTTGGCCAAAGAGGTTTTGGAAACGATTCCAAGGATGGATCTAATCCAAAAATTTGACAAAACTGCCTCTTCGA gGAGCAAGGAGGAACATGAAGGAGAATGA
- the LOC120833978 gene encoding uncharacterized protein LOC120833978 isoform X1 — protein sequence MPVVQVVDVPHNDSQADVLARNLPGVFSAVVTRAQAKHDLQESNILCDSVFPKILGTDVLADPPEPPKTTPGSARSFDLITNLLVSRETLIEAQREDLSLTPCRASAEKGKISLRNHQFYWHDKVLMRHWSRSLNPGQQDDWNVVHQIVVPSKFRSQVLELAHDHPWSGHLGITKTYNRVLQHFFWPGLKTDVAQYCKTCHICQVNGKPNQVVPPAPLCPIPAVGEPFERVLVDCVGPLPRAKSGCQYLLTIMCVATRFPEAIPLRNITAKTVTKALTKFFTTFGLPKTVQTDQGSNFMSRVFRTSLKALGVAHVVASAYHPESQGALERWHQTLKSALRKYCTETGKEWDDGVPLVLFAVREARQDSLGFSPAELVFGHDVRGPLKMLKEEFLDRGLSAKTNVLELVSRTRERLRDACNTAKEALSLSQKKMKKRFDTKAVVRRFLPGDKVLVLFPIHGTTLSARFSGPYVIKGKLNETNYILYTPERRRKTRVCHINMLKPYLCRVEPKATTPDDPVAKVPTEQVSLVTYALPADTEDDGLHVSMEVLNGGCFKNSEVLTSLPSQLAYLSREQQRYVMDLIKEFPNLFNDVPPGTNVIQHDIEVGRAGPFKQHAYRCPLTKREAMKAEVQYLLENGFAVPSSSPWSSPCILVPKADGSLRFCTDFRKVNSVTVADAFPLPRVDDCVDSLGGANYITKLDLLKGYWQVPLTERASKISAFVTPDAFLQYTRMAFGLRNAPATFQRLMSTVLGGVPNCTVYLDDVVVYSSTWEEHTLTLHDVFGRLSAASLTLNLKKCEFVKASVTYLGKQVGNGQVRPRDGKVAAVLNYPTPTTRRELRIPVGKISPLQCTGAVRPRPDSSVPAGGGRQRGWSGSCPSPGGC from the coding sequence ATGCCGGTGGTGCAAGTGGTCGATGTCCCGCACAACGACTCTCAGGCGGATGTGCTTGCTAGAAACCTGCCAGGGGTGTTTAGCGCCGTGGTGACACGAGCCCAAGCAAAACATGACCTTCAGGAAAGTAATATACTCTGCGATTCTGTGTTTCCCAAGATTCTGGGAACTGACGTGCTGGCtgatcctccagagccgcccaAAACGACTCCAGGGTCAGCTAGGAGCTTTGATCTCATTACTAATTTGCTTGTTTCGCGCGAAACTCTGATTGAAGCGCAGCGAGAAGATTTATCTTTAACTCCATGTCGGGCGAGtgctgaaaaggggaaaatatcGCTGCGTAATCACCAGTTTTACTGGCACGATAAGGTGCTAATGCGTCACTGGAGTCGATCGCTAAATCCTGGGCAGCAAGACGATTGGAATGTGGTGCATCAAATTGTGGTGCCCTCGAAGTTTCGATCACAGGTCTTAGAACTGGCCCATGACCATCCTTGGTCCGGACACCTCGGTATCACTAAAACCTATAACCGGGTGCTCCagcatttcttttggccaggtTTAAAAACTGATGTTGCACAATACTGCAAAACCTGTCACATCTGTCAGGTCAATGGGAAGCCTAATCAAGTTGTGCCGCCGGCTCCCCTCTGTCCTATTCCTGCCGTCGGCGAACCATTCGAGCGCGTGCTAGTTGATTGTGTCGGTCCACTCCCTCGTGCTAAGTCCGGGTGCCAATACTTGTTAACAATCATGTGCGTCGCGACACGCTTTCCGGAAGCCATCCCGTTACGTAACATCACGGCCAAGACGGTAACTAAGGCACTAACAAAATTCTTTACCACCTTTGGGTTGCCGAAAACGGTCCAAACCGATCAGGGTTCAAACTTTATGTCTCGCGTTTTCCGTACGTCCTTAAAGGCTCTTGGAGTGGCTCATGTCGTCGCAAGTGCCTACCACCCTGAGTCGCAAGGAGCTTTAGAACGGTGGCATCAGACGTTAAAATCCGCACTTCGCAAGTATTGCACCGAGACTGGAAAGGAATGGGATGATGGGGTCCCGCTAGTTTTATTTGCAGTGCGTGAGGCAAGACAGGACTCTCTCGGGTTCAGTCCGGCTGAGCTCGTGTTCGGGCATGATGTCCGGGGTCCTTTAAAAATGCTAAAGGAAGAGTTTCTCGATAGAGGTTTGTCCGCGAAAACAAACGTTCTCGAGTTGGTCTCACGTACTCGGGAACGTTTGCGAGACGCCTGTAATACGGCGAAGGAAGCGCTTTCATTGTCgcaaaagaagatgaagaaacgctttgatACAAAAGCGGTGGTGCGTCGTTTCCTGCCTGGAGATAAAGTTCTCGTGTTGTTCCCCATTCATGGGACCACTCTCTCGGCCCGTTTTTCGGGTCCGTACGTGATCAAGGGTAAGTTGAATGAAACTAACTATATCTTGTACACTCCAGAACGGAGGCGAAAAACACGTGTATGTCACATAAATATGTTGAAACCCTATTTATGTCGTGTTGAACCGAAAGCGACCACCCCTGACGATCCGGTAGCTAAGGTACCCACCGAGCAGGTCTCATTGGTAACTTATGCTTTACCTGCCGACACTGAGGATGATGGGTTGCATGTCTCTATGGAAGTTTTAAACGGGGGGTGTTTCAAAAATTCGGAAGTCTTAACTTCACTCCCTTCTCAACTGGCCTATTTATCTCGCGAACAGCAACGGTACGTAATGGACCTGATAAAGGAGTTCCCAAATCTGTTCAATGACGTACCTCCCGGAACTAATGTCATCCAGCATGACATCGAAGTTGGCCGTGCAGGACCTTTCAAGCAACATGCTTACCGCTGTCCATTAACTAAGAGAGAGGCAATGAAAGCTGAGGTGCAATATTTACTAGAGAATGGGTTCGCTGTTCCGAGCAGTAGCCCCTGGAGCTCGCCGTGCATTCTGGTGCCGAAGGCTGATGGGTCCCTTCGTTTTTGTACCGATTTCCGAAAGGTCAATTCCGTCACCGTGGCGGATGCTTTTCCCTTACCACGTGTGGACGATTGTGTGGATAGTCTTGGGGGTGCAAACTACATCACCAAATTGGACCTATTGAAAGGTTATTGGCAGGTGCCCCTCACCGAGCGGGCTTCTAAAATCTCTGCGTTTGTAACCCCCGACGCTTTTCTGCAGTATACGCGTATGGCCTTCGGTCTCCGAAACGCGCCCGCAACatttcagcggttaatgtccACAGTCTTAGGGGGGGTTCCTAACTGTACTGTTTATTTAGACGATGTTGTCGTTTACTCGTCTACGTGGGAGGAACACACGTTAACGTTGCATGACGTGTTTGGCCGATTGTCCGCTGCTTCCTTAAcgttaaatctaaaaaaatgtgaatttgtaaaAGCTTC